Proteins encoded together in one Campylobacter concisus window:
- a CDS encoding C69 family dipeptidase — MKGKILASIVAMSAILGTSSLACTTILVGDKASNDGSMLVARSADSKAIKAQVFLIHPAKKNQTGIHSSKAHDGANDFTYPLPKDGMRYTTIANSHTKLHGAVGYNEAGVGLSGTETIYAKDELLKVDPYNEETGITEDDIPDVLLPRIKSAKEGVKLLGEIVETKGAGEGFGVVFIDANELWYFETGTGHKWIASKIPQDEYFVTANQGRLHAYKENDPNFMGAKDVIKFAIDNKTYDPAKDGEFNFTKAYTRDDERDVTYNYPRVCWVQSMFNPSLKQDFADGQKFPVFLKPEKKLSVEDLKAAMRAHYDGTAFDNYASKDEDKKNIYRAISVFRTYESHVMQVRPWLPKEIGRVTYVALGMADLSVYLPYYEGLDGFIKGYSDGSYDADDTSIYWVYRKLQTLVMTDYEKYSPVVKEAYAKFEKELAVKQAKFEDEYVKLYKKDKKKADKLLNEFSQKTMQEAKDLTQELTNKVFTMLTADMDAKLKSLNKGKKD, encoded by the coding sequence ATGAAAGGGAAAATTCTCGCATCAATCGTCGCTATGAGTGCGATTTTAGGCACAAGTAGCTTGGCATGCACTACCATTTTAGTAGGAGATAAAGCTTCAAACGATGGCTCTATGCTAGTTGCTAGAAGCGCTGATAGCAAGGCTATAAAGGCTCAAGTCTTTTTGATACATCCAGCAAAGAAAAACCAAACTGGCATACACAGCTCAAAGGCCCATGACGGCGCAAATGACTTTACATATCCGCTTCCAAAAGATGGTATGAGATACACAACTATCGCAAATTCACACACAAAACTTCACGGAGCAGTCGGCTACAACGAGGCTGGCGTTGGACTAAGCGGCACTGAGACTATCTATGCAAAAGATGAGCTTTTAAAAGTTGATCCATACAACGAAGAAACCGGCATCACAGAAGATGACATCCCAGACGTGCTTTTGCCGCGCATCAAAAGTGCAAAAGAGGGCGTTAAGCTTCTTGGCGAGATAGTGGAGACAAAAGGCGCTGGCGAGGGCTTTGGCGTGGTATTTATCGATGCAAACGAGCTTTGGTACTTTGAAACTGGCACAGGCCATAAATGGATCGCTTCAAAGATCCCACAAGATGAGTATTTTGTCACTGCAAACCAAGGCAGACTTCACGCTTATAAAGAGAATGATCCAAATTTCATGGGTGCAAAAGATGTCATCAAATTTGCGATCGATAATAAGACTTATGACCCTGCAAAAGACGGCGAATTTAACTTTACAAAGGCCTATACAAGGGATGATGAGAGAGATGTGACTTACAACTACCCACGTGTTTGCTGGGTTCAAAGCATGTTTAACCCAAGCTTAAAACAAGACTTCGCTGACGGTCAAAAATTTCCAGTATTTTTAAAACCAGAGAAAAAACTAAGTGTTGAAGACCTAAAAGCTGCGATGAGAGCCCACTACGACGGCACTGCGTTTGATAACTACGCTAGCAAAGATGAAGATAAGAAAAACATCTACCGCGCTATAAGCGTCTTTAGAACATACGAGTCTCACGTCATGCAGGTGCGCCCATGGCTACCAAAAGAGATCGGCCGTGTGACCTACGTCGCTCTTGGTATGGCCGATCTTAGCGTTTATTTGCCGTATTACGAGGGGCTTGATGGCTTTATAAAAGGCTACTCTGATGGCTCATACGATGCTGATGATACTTCGATATACTGGGTTTATAGAAAGCTTCAAACCCTTGTTATGACTGATTATGAGAAGTATTCGCCAGTGGTAAAAGAGGCCTACGCTAAATTTGAAAAAGAGTTGGCAGTAAAACAGGCTAAATTTGAAGATGAGTACGTCAAACTTTATAAAAAAGATAAGAAAAAAGCTGACAAACTCTTAAATGAATTTAGCCAAAAGACTATGCAAGAGGCTAAAGACCTAACACAGGAGCTTACAAACAAGGTCTTTACTATGCTTACAGCTGATATGGACGCTAAGCTAAAATCCCTAAATAAAGGTAAAAAAGACTAA